The Mycolicibacterium flavescens genome has a segment encoding these proteins:
- a CDS encoding universal stress protein UspA-like protein, whose protein sequence is MSAYQTVLVGTDGSDSSLRAVEKAGQIAGDAKLVIATAYFPQNEDQRAADVLKDEGYKMSGNAPIYAILREAKERAHQAGATNVEEKAIVGAPVDALVELAEEVKADLLVVGNVGLSTIAGRLLGSVPANVARRSKSDVLIVHTTP, encoded by the coding sequence ATGAGCGCCTATCAGACCGTCTTGGTTGGCACGGACGGATCGGACTCGTCGTTGCGCGCGGTCGAGAAAGCGGGTCAGATCGCCGGTGACGCCAAGCTGGTCATCGCCACGGCGTACTTCCCCCAGAACGAAGATCAGCGCGCGGCCGACGTGCTCAAGGACGAGGGCTACAAGATGTCCGGCAACGCGCCGATCTACGCGATCCTGCGCGAGGCGAAGGAACGCGCCCACCAGGCCGGTGCCACGAACGTCGAGGAGAAGGCCATCGTCGGCGCCCCCGTCGACGCGCTGGTCGAACTCGCCGAGGAGGTCAAGGCGGATCTGCTGGTCGTCGGTAACGTCGGCCTGTCCACGATCGCCGGCCGGTTGCTCGGTTCCGTTCCCGCCAACGTCGCACGCCGCTCCAAGAGCGATGTGCTGATTGTGCACACCACGCCGTAA
- a CDS encoding uracil-DNA glycosylase family domain protein, with amino-acid sequence MPARPAHTAAEFVPETRELDALADAAHGCKGCDLYLDATQVVFGGGSSGADMMLVGEQPGDQEDKAGQPFVGPAGKLLDKALVQAGIDRERVYVTNAVKHFKFTLPERGKRRIHKTPGRTEVVACRPWLLAELDAVRPEVLVLMGATAAQSLLGSKFRLTAHRGEPLELPAIEELDVAPEVAVTVHPSSVLRGPPQDREKAFDALVSDLRFADGLRARG; translated from the coding sequence ATGCCCGCAAGGCCAGCCCACACCGCGGCGGAGTTCGTACCCGAGACCCGCGAGCTCGATGCGCTCGCCGACGCCGCGCACGGTTGCAAGGGATGCGATCTGTACCTCGACGCAACGCAGGTCGTGTTCGGCGGCGGTTCCTCCGGCGCGGACATGATGCTGGTCGGTGAGCAGCCCGGCGATCAGGAGGACAAGGCCGGACAGCCGTTCGTCGGCCCCGCGGGCAAGCTGCTGGACAAGGCGCTGGTGCAGGCCGGTATCGACCGTGAACGGGTGTACGTGACCAATGCGGTCAAGCACTTCAAGTTCACACTGCCCGAACGCGGCAAGCGGCGGATCCACAAGACGCCGGGCCGCACGGAAGTCGTGGCATGCCGACCGTGGCTGCTGGCCGAGCTGGATGCCGTCAGACCCGAGGTGCTGGTGCTGATGGGTGCGACCGCCGCACAGTCGCTGCTGGGCAGCAAGTTTCGGCTGACCGCACACCGCGGCGAGCCGCTGGAACTCCCGGCGATCGAGGAGCTCGACGTCGCACCCGAAGTCGCCGTGACCGTGCATCCGTCATCGGTGCTGCGCGGGCCACCGCAGGATCGGGAGAAAGCCTTCGACGCGCTGGTGTCCGATCTGCGGTTCGCCGACGGCCTGCGTGCACGCGGCTGA
- a CDS encoding arabinose efflux permease family protein, which yields MSGVTDTAPTTPAGRWRDLLGPKYLGASTVLAGGVALYATNEFLTISLMPSAVADIGGYRLYAWVTTVYLVASVVAATTVHSTLMRFGPRVSYLGALSVFGLGSLACAAAPTMEALLVGRTVQGLAGGLLAGLGYAVINTALPEWLWTKASALVSAMWGVGTLLGPAAGGLFSQYGSWRWAFGALAILTVAIGVLVPLALPRRTGADVDAPRTPIPVWPLMLLGGAALAVSAAGIPRDVWLTVALLGLGAVMVAVFLFVDRRQPAAVLPPSAFGRAPLKWIYLTLAVLMAATMADMYIPLFGQRLADLTPVSAGFLGAGLALGWTVGEIGSASMSDRRAIKRTVAIAPAVMATGLALTAVAMRDDASPAAVAVWAVALIVAGTGIGIAWPHLSAWAMSRVDDPSEGPTAAAAINTVQLISGAFGAGLAGVLVNMTDSGDATPARWLLAAFAGLAALGLIASTRSGRPRCGEPL from the coding sequence GTGTCCGGCGTGACCGACACCGCGCCGACGACCCCTGCGGGACGCTGGCGCGACCTGTTGGGGCCGAAGTACCTCGGCGCCAGCACCGTCCTGGCCGGCGGCGTCGCGCTGTATGCCACCAACGAGTTCCTCACTATCAGCCTGATGCCCAGCGCGGTGGCCGACATCGGCGGTTACCGGCTGTACGCATGGGTGACGACGGTGTATCTGGTCGCTTCGGTGGTCGCGGCGACCACGGTGCACTCGACGTTGATGCGTTTCGGGCCGCGGGTGTCGTATCTGGGGGCGCTCAGCGTATTCGGTCTGGGCAGCCTGGCCTGCGCCGCGGCGCCCACGATGGAAGCCCTGCTCGTGGGGCGCACGGTGCAGGGGCTGGCGGGCGGGCTGCTGGCCGGGTTGGGCTATGCGGTGATCAATACGGCGTTGCCCGAGTGGTTGTGGACCAAGGCGTCGGCGTTGGTGTCGGCGATGTGGGGCGTCGGGACGCTGCTGGGTCCCGCCGCCGGGGGTCTGTTCTCCCAGTATGGTTCGTGGCGTTGGGCTTTCGGTGCGCTGGCGATTCTGACCGTGGCCATCGGTGTATTGGTCCCGCTGGCGTTGCCCAGACGCACGGGCGCCGACGTCGATGCGCCGCGGACACCGATTCCCGTGTGGCCGTTGATGTTGTTGGGTGGTGCGGCGTTGGCCGTCAGCGCGGCCGGTATCCCGCGCGATGTGTGGCTCACGGTCGCGTTGCTGGGCTTGGGCGCCGTCATGGTGGCGGTGTTCTTGTTCGTCGATCGGCGCCAACCCGCAGCGGTGTTGCCGCCCAGCGCTTTCGGGCGCGCGCCGCTGAAGTGGATTTATCTGACCCTCGCTGTGTTGATGGCCGCAACGATGGCGGACATGTACATCCCGCTGTTCGGTCAGCGACTGGCCGATCTCACACCGGTCTCGGCGGGTTTTCTCGGGGCGGGCCTGGCGCTCGGTTGGACGGTCGGTGAGATCGGCAGTGCCTCGATGAGCGACCGGCGCGCGATCAAGCGCACGGTCGCCATCGCGCCGGCGGTGATGGCCACCGGTCTCGCCCTCACGGCGGTGGCCATGCGCGACGACGCATCGCCCGCCGCGGTAGCGGTATGGGCGGTCGCGCTGATCGTGGCGGGCACCGGGATCGGGATCGCGTGGCCGCATCTGTCGGCATGGGCGATGAGCCGGGTGGACGACCCGTCGGAGGGGCCCACCGCGGCCGCGGCGATCAACACCGTTCAGCTGATTTCCGGCGCCTTCGGCGCGGGGCTGGCCGGAGTGCTGGTGAACATGACCGACAGCGGCGATGCGACGCCGGCGCGGTGGCTACTCGCCGCATTCGCCGGGCTTGCCGCGCTGGGCTTGATCGCGTCGACGCGAAGCGGCCGGCCGCGCTGTGGTGAGCCGCTTTAG
- a CDS encoding transmembrane protein, whose amino-acid sequence MDLSLGPHRLARLDLSGSLRAGRFDAALTALFAVAVSAAGAARPSLWFDEAATISASTRSIPQLWGLLHNIDAVHGLYYLLMHGWFAVFPVTEFYSRLSSCLAVGLASGGLVVLARRFASRTTAVCAGIVLAILPRVTWAGIEARSYALTVAAAVWLTVLLLLAVRRNARWLWVCYGLALVGSSLLNIFVVLMVLVHAVTLAAVAAPRAVARRWIVTAAVAIAVMAPFLAFSRTQVAQVRWIRPPGWHTVAEVVQEQYFDHSVAFAVTAGLVLALLAMRRFRPTDRGVRSLVGISAAWIVLPTAVLLLYSVWWEPVYYPRYLSYTSPAMALLLAVGITAVARTREAVAVVLTALAVAATPNYLLEQRGPYAKEGMDFSQVADVLTANASPGDCLVLDNTTNWAPGPIRPLTAARPEAYAALVDPGRGRRAADRNRLWDFHLGIWGVADRLRPCTVLWTVSQRDATVPDRESGRALDPGPRLRRAPAYRVPQAMGFRIVERWQFSFAQVVKSIR is encoded by the coding sequence GTGGATCTGTCGCTGGGACCGCACCGCCTCGCGCGTCTCGACCTGTCGGGATCCCTTCGCGCCGGCCGGTTCGACGCCGCGCTGACTGCACTGTTCGCGGTCGCGGTGTCGGCGGCGGGCGCGGCTCGGCCGTCGCTGTGGTTCGACGAGGCGGCCACGATCTCGGCGTCGACGCGGTCGATCCCCCAACTCTGGGGCCTGCTGCACAACATCGACGCGGTGCACGGCCTGTACTACCTGCTGATGCACGGGTGGTTCGCGGTGTTTCCGGTCACCGAGTTCTACTCCAGGCTGTCGAGCTGCCTCGCGGTCGGGCTGGCGAGCGGCGGCCTCGTCGTCCTGGCGCGCCGCTTCGCCTCGCGGACGACGGCCGTATGTGCGGGCATCGTGTTGGCGATCCTGCCGCGCGTCACGTGGGCGGGTATCGAGGCGAGGTCCTATGCGCTGACCGTGGCCGCGGCGGTCTGGCTGACGGTGTTGTTGCTGCTCGCGGTCCGCCGCAACGCCAGATGGCTGTGGGTCTGCTACGGGCTGGCGCTGGTCGGGTCGTCGCTGCTGAACATCTTCGTCGTGCTGATGGTGCTCGTGCACGCCGTGACGCTGGCCGCGGTGGCGGCACCGCGAGCGGTCGCGCGCCGGTGGATCGTGACGGCCGCGGTGGCGATCGCGGTCATGGCCCCGTTTCTGGCGTTCAGCAGGACGCAGGTCGCCCAGGTGCGGTGGATCAGGCCGCCGGGCTGGCACACGGTCGCAGAAGTGGTGCAGGAGCAGTACTTCGACCACAGCGTGGCGTTCGCGGTCACGGCGGGGCTGGTGCTGGCGCTGCTCGCGATGCGACGGTTCCGGCCGACGGATCGCGGCGTCCGGTCGCTGGTGGGGATCAGCGCTGCGTGGATCGTGCTTCCGACGGCAGTGCTGCTGCTGTACTCCGTGTGGTGGGAGCCCGTGTACTACCCGCGCTATCTGAGCTACACCTCGCCGGCGATGGCGCTGCTGTTGGCGGTCGGCATCACCGCGGTCGCCAGGACGCGTGAGGCCGTCGCGGTGGTGCTGACCGCGCTGGCGGTGGCGGCGACCCCGAACTATCTGCTCGAACAGCGAGGTCCTTACGCCAAGGAGGGCATGGACTTCAGCCAGGTGGCCGACGTCCTGACGGCGAACGCCTCCCCCGGCGACTGCCTGGTCCTCGACAACACCACCAACTGGGCGCCCGGCCCGATTCGCCCGTTGACGGCAGCGCGCCCCGAGGCGTACGCGGCCCTCGTCGACCCCGGCCGCGGTCGCCGCGCAGCGGACCGAAACCGCTTGTGGGACTTCCATCTTGGGATCTGGGGTGTGGCCGACCGGCTTCGGCCCTGCACCGTGTTGTGGACGGTGTCACAACGCGACGCCACCGTTCCGGATCGGGAGAGCGGGCGCGCGCTGGACCCGGGACCGCGTCTGCGCCGAGCGCCTGCGTACCGGGTGCCGCAGGCGATGGGCTTCCGGATCGTCGAGCGCTGGCAGTTCAGCTTCGCGCAGGTGGTCAAGTCGATCCGGTAG
- the lnt_2 gene encoding apolipoprotein N-acyltransferase, which translates to MAAFVGVTQYWLWPSTGPPLVVLAAGLGALWLPFGWAAHRLLSGDVNAVRAVSAVAVLPSLWVLAEAVRSWDRLGGPWAVLGASQWNQPATLAPATLGGVWLVSFLVVAVNTAVVAALVRRSAAPAVLAVVLLAAGPAWFWWGPTPTSGPMVRVALVQPGDIAESTARQAASEALTSELAGQPVDLVVWGESSVGVDLAAHPEVTARLAALSRRVGADLLVNVDARAASGGIYKSSVLVGPGGVQGSYAKTRLVPFGEYVPLRPLIGWATSDTQAAGEDRRHGQGPVVLHTDVVAIGPLISFETMFSDLARAAVRRGAELLVYQSSTSSYQGSWAQPQLAAMPAVHAVETGRPAVHATLSGVSSAFDARGRRLAWMPAAEREVTVVDVPLDERTTLYQRWGDWTVVAALVVVTAWCAQSAHRSWSGVRRWRERNRATGRRSWTGRRYRRPADPP; encoded by the coding sequence ATGGCGGCGTTCGTCGGCGTCACCCAATACTGGCTGTGGCCGAGCACCGGTCCCCCGCTAGTCGTGCTCGCCGCCGGACTCGGTGCGCTGTGGCTGCCCTTCGGGTGGGCGGCGCACCGCCTGCTCTCCGGCGACGTCAATGCCGTTCGAGCCGTCAGCGCCGTAGCGGTATTGCCCAGCCTGTGGGTGCTCGCGGAAGCGGTCCGATCGTGGGACCGGCTCGGCGGGCCGTGGGCCGTCCTCGGCGCATCGCAGTGGAATCAACCCGCCACACTGGCGCCCGCCACGCTGGGCGGCGTGTGGCTCGTCAGCTTCCTGGTGGTGGCGGTCAACACCGCGGTTGTCGCGGCCCTGGTGCGGCGTTCGGCGGCGCCGGCGGTGCTTGCGGTGGTTCTTCTGGCGGCCGGTCCGGCCTGGTTCTGGTGGGGGCCGACACCCACGTCCGGCCCGATGGTCCGCGTCGCGCTCGTCCAACCGGGTGACATCGCCGAATCTACGGCGCGACAGGCCGCGAGCGAGGCCCTGACCTCGGAGCTGGCCGGGCAACCAGTCGACCTGGTCGTATGGGGCGAGAGCAGTGTGGGCGTGGACCTGGCGGCCCACCCGGAAGTCACCGCGCGGCTCGCCGCCCTTTCGCGGCGCGTCGGTGCGGACCTGCTGGTCAACGTCGACGCCCGGGCGGCATCGGGCGGCATCTACAAGTCGTCGGTGCTGGTCGGACCGGGCGGTGTGCAGGGCTCCTACGCGAAGACGCGCCTGGTCCCCTTCGGCGAATACGTGCCGCTGCGGCCCCTGATCGGCTGGGCCACGTCGGACACCCAGGCCGCGGGCGAGGATCGCCGCCACGGGCAAGGGCCCGTCGTCCTGCACACCGACGTCGTCGCGATCGGACCGCTGATCAGCTTCGAGACGATGTTCTCCGACCTCGCGCGGGCAGCGGTCCGACGGGGAGCGGAGCTCCTCGTCTACCAGAGTTCGACGTCGTCATACCAAGGCAGTTGGGCGCAACCGCAGTTGGCGGCGATGCCCGCCGTACATGCGGTCGAAACGGGCCGTCCCGCGGTCCACGCCACGTTGTCGGGGGTCAGTTCGGCGTTCGATGCCCGCGGCCGCCGGCTGGCATGGATGCCGGCCGCCGAGCGGGAGGTCACTGTCGTTGACGTCCCGCTGGACGAGCGGACGACCCTTTATCAGCGGTGGGGCGACTGGACGGTCGTGGCGGCGCTGGTGGTGGTTACGGCGTGGTGTGCACAATCAGCACATCGCTCTTGGAGCGGCGTGCGACGTTGGCGGGAACGGAACCGAGCAACCGGCCGGCGATCGTGGACAGGCCGACGTTACCGACGACCAGCAGATCCGCCTTGA